Proteins encoded together in one Papaver somniferum cultivar HN1 unplaced genomic scaffold, ASM357369v1 unplaced-scaffold_21, whole genome shotgun sequence window:
- the LOC113339578 gene encoding uncharacterized protein LOC113339578: MSFGLKNAGATYQRLIGDMFEDKIHDIIEVYVDDMLVKSRLAKNHLRDLRETFQTMKKFKMKVNPAKCDFWVTSGKFLGYIITPKGIEDDLNKVRDILEIPSPVTVKDVQKLNGSLEALGRFVSQSSDICKNFFGTLKKGEKFRWTNECEESFQNIKIHLASLLVLQRHESNEVLTLYLGATSYAISAVLVRNEGKEEKPFYFINKTLSPAEKNCTRIEQMILALTFATQKLITYFQAHRIRVLTKSPIEAVLDNAGRSGRISKWGAQIKQFNIIYKMRTAIKAQVLADFLADFPLSDEDEVEDIPGMEEDREDPADLLEISIPTRWEVFVDWVSNKDISGLGLVFTTLKEKKIVHSFRLQFKATNNVTEYEGVIHALRLLVEMEIQDVRLTSDLQLVIRQIIGMYATHDPVLQRSKCRWRSCNEDPYALYSRSTRGKAYVAVNTADRYKEGDWRKPIHLYLETGELPKCRPEINKIKSKSAAYELRDDIPYIKSYLGPLLRCLSKKKGQSILNELHYGEAGNHSSGQSLSAREKTMGYFWPYMNDDAKQMALICEEFQRFGKKICSPKVSLNSVISPWPFAKRGIDILGSLHVGPEQRKYLIVSTDYFTKWVEAAPLKHIRDKDVFRFIWKHIICRFGVQAAIVSDNGKQLQGKNIDLLFNTSNIRKSKAAPIYPQSNRQDEITNKTIADNLKKKLDREYGEWCEEIYNVLWGYMTTRREATGLSTFMLTYGTEAILPTEAMIPTTRTEAWRRNISADLILAKLDDLEETR; this comes from the exons GCAAAAAACCACCTCCGAGACCTCCGAGAGACCTTTCAAACAATGAAGAAGTTTAAAATGAAAGTGAATCCAGCAAAGTGCGACTTCTGGGTCACATCGGGTAAATTCCTAGGATATATCATCACGCCCAAGGGGATAGAGGACGATCTCAACAAGGTAAGGGACATTCTCGAAATTCCCTCACCGGTGACAGTAAAAGACGTGCAAAAATTAAACGGAAGCTTGGAAGCGTTGGGGCGATTCGTATCCCAGTCGTCGGACATATGTAAAAACTTCTTTGGTACACTTAAGAAGGGCGAGAAATTCAGATGGACAAACGAGTGTGAGGAGTCCtttcaaaacatcaaaatacaccTGGCAAGCCTCCTTGTGTTGCAGAGGCACGAGTCCAACGAAGTCCTTACCCTATATCTAGGGGCAACATCATATGCCATCAGTGCAGTTTTGGTTAGGAACGAGGGAAAGGAAGAAAAGCCTTTTTACTTCATCAACAAGACACTAAGCCCGGCCGAAAAGAACTGTACCCGAATCGAGCAAATGATTTTAGCATTAACGTTCGCAACTCAGAAGCTAATAACTTATTTTCAGGCCCACCGGATTCGGGTATTAACGAAGTCGCCAATTGAAGCAGTGCTGGACAATGCGGGGCGATCTGGAAGGATATCCAAATGGGGAGCTCAAATCAAGCAGTTTAACATCATCTATAAAATGCGAACGGCCATAAAGGCTCAAGTGTTAGCAGATTTTTTAGCCGACTTTCCACTAAGCGATGAGGACGAAGTGGAGGATATACCGGGCATGGAGGAGGACCGAGAAGATCCGGCCGATCTTCTGGAAATAAGTATCCCGACACGATGGGAGGTATTTGTCGATTGGGTATCTAATAAAGATATATCGGGCCTGGGGTTAGTCTTTACAACACTAAAAGAGAAGAAGATCGTCCACTCATTCAGATTGCAGTTCAAGGCGACGAATAATGTTACCGAATACGAGGGCGTAATCCATGCCCTAAGGTTACTCGTAGAAATGGAGATACAAGATGTCAGACTAACTAGCGACTTACAACTGGTGATTCGCCAAATAATTGGCATGTATGCTACTCACGATCCGGTTTTACAAAG ATCCAAGTGTCGGTGGCGTTCGTGTAATGAGGATCCTTACGCCCTCTATTCTAGAAGTACCAGAGGGAAAGCTTATGTGGCAGTCAACACAGCCGATAGATACAAGGAAGGCGACTGGCGTAAACCGATTCATTTGTACTTAGAAACAGGCGAGCTACCTAAATGCCGACCCGAGATAAATAAAATCAAGAGTAAATCGGCCGCCTATGAATTGAGGGATGACATTCCATACATAAAATCCTATTTAGGGCCGCTCCTGAGGTGCTTGAGTAAAAAAAAGGGGCAGTCGATCTTGAATGAACTACACTATGGTGAGGCAGGGAATCATAGCTCTGGTCAGAGTTTGTCGGCAAGGGAAAAAACGATGGGTTACTTCTGGCCTTATATGAATGATGACGCGAAGCAGATGGCCCTAATTTGCGAGGAATTCCAAAGGTTTGGAAAGAAAATATGCTCGCCGAAAGTGTCCCTGAACTCGGTGATAAGTCCCTGGCCCTTCGCCAAGCGGGGGATCGATATTTTAGGATCATTGCATGTCGGGCCAGAGCAGAGAAAGTACTTAATTGTTTCCACAGACTATTTTACCAAGTGGGTAGAAGCTGCACCTTTAAAGCACATCCGGGACAAGGACGTCTTCAGGTTCATTTGGAAGCATATCATATGCCGTTTTGGTGTACAAGCAGCAATCGTCTCGGACAACGGAAAGCAgctacaggggaaaaatattgaCTTGTTATTTAACACTTCTAACATTCGGAAGAGCAAAGCTGCCCCCATTTATCCTCAGAGTAATAGACAAGACGAGATTACAAACAAAACCATTGCCGACAACTTAAAGAAAAAGTTGGACAGAGAGTATGGGGAGTGGTGTGAAGAGATTTACAATGTCCTATGGGGTTATATGACCACTCGAAGGGAGGCAACTGGACTATCGACTTTCATGCTCACTTATGGAACAGAAGCCATATTACCAACCGAGGCGATGATACCCACTACAAGAACCGAGGCATGGAGACGAAACATCTCAGCCGACCTAATCTTGGCCAAGCTTGATGACCTGGAGGAAACACGATAA